The window CTTGCCGGACAGCATGTCGCGATACCCGTCGTTCACCTGGTCGAGTCGGTATCGTTGGGTCACCAGCTCGTCGAGTTTGAGATCGCCGGAACGGTACAGCTCAAGCAGTTTGGGGATGTCGTAGAGCGGGTTGGCGCCGCCGAAAACCGTGCCTACGATGCTTTTCTGATAGGCGGGTAGCAGAAAGCCCGAGACGCCGATTTCGTAGTTGCCCACGCCGGTGACCGTCACTTGGCATCCTTTGCCGACGATGTCGAAGGCCTGTTGTATGACGGTGGCATTCATGACTCCCACCGTGCAGATCGCGTGGTCGGCGAGCTGTCCGTGCGTGAGTTCGGTCACCAGCTCCTGCGCCTTGGGCGGATCGGAGATCACATGCGTTGCGCCTAACGTCTTGGCCATGTCCAGCTTGAATTGAACCGGGTCGACCGCCACGACGTTTTTGGCTCCGGCGTAACGGGCGCCCTGCACGGCGTTGATCCCTACTCCGCCGACCCCGAAGACCACGACGGTATCTCCCGGGCGCACCCCGGCCGCGTAGACCGCTGATCCCCAGCCCGTGGCCACACCGCAGCTGACCAGCGCGGCAAGCTCGAACGGAACATCGGGATCGATGCGCACGCAGGAGGTCTCCGACACCACCGCGTATTGGGAGAAAGTGCCCAGGACACATACTCCGCCGAGATCCTCACCCGAACCGGCGTGGAACCGGAACGTGCCATCGGGCAGACAGCCGGTCTGCGCGTTCAGGCCCGAGTCGCACAAATTCTGTCGGCCCGTGGAGCAATATCGGCAAGTGCCGCACACCGGGACGAACGAACAGGCCACGTGGTCGCCTTCGCTGACGCGGGTCACCCCGGGACCGACCGCCTCAACGACACCGGCACCTTCGTGCCCGCCGACCAACGGCATCCGGGTCGGCATGTCGCCGGTGCGAGTGTGCTCATCGGTGTGGCACATGCCGGCGGCCATGAACTTGACGAGCACCTCGCCCGCCTTGGGGCCATCGAGCTCGAGCTCGTCGATCTGCCACCACTGGCCGGTTTCGCGAAGTACCGCTGCTTGCGTCTTCACCTCAATCGCACATCCTCTCTGAGTTGGCCTGTGTCAACGGTTCTGTTGCGCCGCTCTACCCGCCGCTTGGGATCCGGCGGGCGCGCTGTTGTCGCCCAGCCGTTGTTTGAGCATCTCGATGAACTCAGGGGTGAGATAGGTGGCCATCTGAGAGGCGGCCGAGGCGTCGGCAGACAACAGTGCATTGACCCGCAGAGACTGGGCGAGTGCGCGCTTGGTGGCCCGGAATGCGAATGCCGGTAGCCGGGTCAGCTTCCGGGCGATTTCCAATGCCGCCGCGACCACGTTGTCGGGAGGCACGACGTCGCACACCAGACCGAGCTCAAGTGCGTCAGATGCGCTGAGCGGATGGCTTCTCAGCAGGAAGCGCCGGGCACGGGCATAACCAATCAACAAGGGCCACATCCACGTTCCGCCGTCACCTGCTGCCAGACCGAGCCGGATGTGAGTGTCCTGGAACCGGGCGGTCGACGACGCGACCGCTTCATCGCTGAGGAACGCGAGCTGGCAGCCGATGCTGACAGCCGGGCCGTTCACCGCCGCGACGAGCGGCTTGGGAAAGTCAAGTACCCGTTCGACGATTCCGCGCGCCTCTTCCATCTGTCCTATGACGACATTCGGCTTGGCGGTGATCAGATCGTGCAGCGCTTCCAGGGTCGGGCCGGTGAAAAATGTGTCGCCCGTGCCCGTTAGCACCACACCGGCAACGGCGCTGTCCGCGGCGAGGTCTGCCCATATCTCATGCAGCTCGGTGTGCATCGGGTGCTCGAGCTCGACGAAGTCCGGCCCGACCGGATTTCCCATGCTGACGAGGGCGATCCCGTCTTGTAGTGAGATGTCCAGATATCGGTAACGGTCAAATCCCACGGTGGCGCCTTTCTCGCGGATCGATCTCACGCTCAGCGCGGCCGGTGCGGTGCGCGTAGGAACGACGCTCGCTGCGAGCATCCAGTCGCAGTTCCGATCCGCGAACGTTCAGCATTACGGAACAACTGTTTCAATTTACTGGCTACGATAGACCACCCGCCGCGATTGTCAAGGCGCCGATTCCGCCACCAAGCAGCGCTTAGTTGCAAATCGACTTGTTGGATTGATCGCACTCCATTCACCGCCGTAACGCGTCGTATGGGCCAGCGCGAGTTCGGGTTTGCCATGCGGTCACTGTTTCGCACCAGCCCGTCATTTACTCCGGGACATCAACACGTCCAATAACCGAGCCGGCCCATCGGTGGGGTTTCGCCAGGCATGGTTGGCGCCCTGCAGGACCACGGCATCACCGCCGTTCAACTCGACGGTGTCCCGGTCGAGATCCAGCAAGACTGTCCCCCGCAAGATGAAGACGAAGTCGACGGTTTTGGTTACGTGGAATCCGCGCGAGTCCATTCCCGGCGCAGCGTTGTCATCGCTCTGCATGCCCTTGCGCGCAGGCAGCTCGCTCAAATACCAGGCGGCACCGCCCACGGGCGGCTGCGCTGGACGAAAGATGCGTTGTGCATCAATGGTGTCGAGCCACGCCTGGTTGGTTTTCGGATCATCGATCCATAGGCACCCGGTGTCCGGGATTGTCTCGTCTGACGCCACGAAAGACTTCCCGTCGGCGTCCACGGCGACGACCACCCGCCTCACGACGAGCGCCCGCACCCACGAGCGGCGAGCACTGACGTCCCCGACGGGAATGTCGCCGATCCGGTCATCGACGCTTGAAAGTGATTGGAACCGCGGCAGGTTCCCTGATGAACGAGATGTGGTACTCGACCTCGGCACCCTCCTGCAGCCTGATGTCATCGAGGCGGCGCAGGATCTCCTCGAGTGCGATCCGCAGGTTCATGCGGGCCAAGTTTGAACCCACACAGCGGTGCGGCCCTACACCAAAGGCGATGTATCGCTTGTTGGCTCGCTCCAGATCGAAGGAATCGGGATTGGCGAACACCTCTTCGTCGCGGTTGGCCGAGGCCCAATACATCATGATCCGGTCGCCCTTCTTGATCTGGCGACCGCCTACCTCGACATCCCGCGTGGCCGTGCGGGCGATAGCGACCATCGGAGCGTTAAGGCGCAGCAGCTCTTCGATCGCCGGCGGGATCAGCTCAGGTTTGGTGCGCAGCAGCGCCGGGATCGCCGGGTCGCGGCAGAACTCGATGATCATCTGCCCAAGCGCCCCGCCGGTCGTGTCGAGCCCGCCGACGATCAGCAGCTGAAGGATGCCCAGGATTTCCGTGCGGTTGATCGGCTGCCCTTCGATTTCGGCCTTCAAAAGCCCATCGACGATGTCCCCCCTGGGCGGTTGCTTCTGGCGCTGATCCACAAA is drawn from Mycobacterium branderi and contains these coding sequences:
- a CDS encoding NDMA-dependent alcohol dehydrogenase, coding for MEVKTQAAVLRETGQWWQIDELELDGPKAGEVLVKFMAAGMCHTDEHTRTGDMPTRMPLVGGHEGAGVVEAVGPGVTRVSEGDHVACSFVPVCGTCRYCSTGRQNLCDSGLNAQTGCLPDGTFRFHAGSGEDLGGVCVLGTFSQYAVVSETSCVRIDPDVPFELAALVSCGVATGWGSAVYAAGVRPGDTVVVFGVGGVGINAVQGARYAGAKNVVAVDPVQFKLDMAKTLGATHVISDPPKAQELVTELTHGQLADHAICTVGVMNATVIQQAFDIVGKGCQVTVTGVGNYEIGVSGFLLPAYQKSIVGTVFGGANPLYDIPKLLELYRSGDLKLDELVTQRYRLDQVNDGYRDMLSGKNVRGVIIHEHS
- a CDS encoding enoyl-CoA hydratase/isomerase family protein, with translation MGFDRYRYLDISLQDGIALVSMGNPVGPDFVELEHPMHTELHEIWADLAADSAVAGVVLTGTGDTFFTGPTLEALHDLITAKPNVVIGQMEEARGIVERVLDFPKPLVAAVNGPAVSIGCQLAFLSDEAVASSTARFQDTHIRLGLAAGDGGTWMWPLLIGYARARRFLLRSHPLSASDALELGLVCDVVPPDNVVAAALEIARKLTRLPAFAFRATKRALAQSLRVNALLSADASAASQMATYLTPEFIEMLKQRLGDNSAPAGSQAAGRAAQQNR
- a CDS encoding cupin domain-containing protein, with translation MVVAVDADGKSFVASDETIPDTGCLWIDDPKTNQAWLDTIDAQRIFRPAQPPVGGAAWYLSELPARKGMQSDDNAAPGMDSRGFHVTKTVDFVFILRGTVLLDLDRDTVELNGGDAVVLQGANHAWRNPTDGPARLLDVLMSRSK
- a CDS encoding cytochrome P450; the protein is MKTSQPACPITDDWLTNHFDHMSTDLGAALPEFLARMREICPVAHSDNYGGFWVITKYEDIFKIAQDWETFTSSEGVAVPPLPPGGIPNIPVEVDPPLQRVYKKLISPYLTPEAVARREQEVRAIAVGLIDKFIDSGQCEFMKAFAQPFPAVTLFELILNAPSDDVGRLADMATVATLPNHPDAAQAWGGTVQWINDFVDQRQKQPPRGDIVDGLLKAEIEGQPINRTEILGILQLLIVGGLDTTGGALGQMIIEFCRDPAIPALLRTKPELIPPAIEELLRLNAPMVAIARTATRDVEVGGRQIKKGDRIMMYWASANRDEEVFANPDSFDLERANKRYIAFGVGPHRCVGSNLARMNLRIALEEILRRLDDIRLQEGAEVEYHISFIREPAAVPITFKRR